The following proteins come from a genomic window of Dreissena polymorpha isolate Duluth1 chromosome 1, UMN_Dpol_1.0, whole genome shotgun sequence:
- the LOC127864893 gene encoding uncharacterized protein LOC127864893, whose translation MMVTVVQNLAQPEFHQHSDMHTTSKTYQGHNVLGKEHENKWSVSKEKDSTSQKLKVDFSRPQPGNKDPSKNLVLKKIAAFEQRVSKTSKAVEMPAKKPSQGQETIRPSRDTFTAGAQGHVSSDNVSGRRVGWNDDKKNPMREGTFTVSNLEHRLQQLEVERVRNEKEQENRRLEEQRVRMQLEYEEEKKKIKAREEELNNGERHLQQLEKERLRKEEREKRRLEEQRVSMQLEYEEAQKKIKAREAEVLKRQADEMKKEAEQKRREADDEKLRKQQEQIERKRRELKQGLKPYTASSVGASWNPAGNLHSRESTEKQDYHNEKPEWLKLQSTRSVQGNPDKVFTVQWKSTHNVRIGSDTRICLFSAICVLPDGKVLVADCNNKKVKLLDQQYQVFSHCGVTNKVMDMCLITPSEVAMAVYDDTGSNKHEVQFITVTQSKLVSGRKFRLQHACTGIAHYQGDLFICPGEALFKYTLSGKQVCRLYEGISVGL comes from the exons GTCATAATGTTCTTGGAAaggaacatgaaaataaatggtCTGTATCCAAAGAGAAAGACAGCACATCACAGAAATTGAAAGTGGACTTCAG TAGACCTCAACCAGGTAATAAGGACCCCTCAAAGAATCTTGTGTTGAAGAAAATTGCAG CTTTTGAGCAGCGAGTTTCTAAGACTTCTAAAGCAGTAGAAATGCCTGCCAAGAAACCTTCCCAGGGTCAGGAGACCATCAGGCCAAGCAGGGACACCTTCACAGCTGGTGCACAAGGGCACGTATCCAGCGACAATGTGTCGGGTAGGAGGGTAGGCTGGAATGATGACAAGAAAAATCCAATGAGAGAAGGCACATTCACG GTGAGCAACCTAGAGCATCGTCTGCAGCAGTTGGAGGTTGAACGGGTTAGGAATGAGAAAGAGCAAGAGAACCGTCGTCTGGAGGAGCAGCGAGTGCGAATGCAGCTTGAGTATGAGGAGGAGAAGAAGAAGATTAAGGCTAGAGAGGAGGAG TTGAACAACGGAGAACGTCATCTGCAGCAGTTGGAGAAAGAACGGTTGAGGAAAGAGGAGCGAGAGAAACGTCGTCTAGAAGAGCAGCGAGTGAGTATGCAGCTCGAGTATGAAGAGGCACAGAAGAAGATTAAGGCTAGAGAGGCAGAG GTACTAAAGCGTCAAGCAGACGAAATGAAGAAGGAAGCAGAACAGAAGCGGCGAGAAGCAGATGACGAGAAATTGAGAAAGCAGCAGGAACAGATAGAGCGGAAAAGAAGGGAGCTGAAACAG GGCCTCAAACCATATACTGCATCCAGTGTGGGGGCAAGCTGGAATCCAGCAGGCAACCTGCATTCCAGGGAGTCCACTGAGAAACA AGACTACCATAATGAGAAACCTGAGTGGTTAAAACTGCAGTCCACAAGGTCTGTGCAGGGGAATCCAGACAAGGTATTCACTGTCCAGTGGAAGTCTACCCACAATGTGAGAATAGGAAGTGATACACGCATTTGCTTATTCAGCGCCATCTGTGTCCTCCCAGATGGAAAGGTCCTGGTTGCAGACTGCAATAATAAGAAAGTCAAGCTGCTggaccagcagtaccaggtgttTAGTCACTGTGGTGTGACTAACAAAGTAATGGACATGTGTCtcatcacacccagtgaggttgcaatGGCTGTGTATGATGATACCGGTAGTAACaaacatgaggtccagtttatcacagtcacACAGAGCAAGCTAGTTTCTGGCAGGAAGTTTCGGTTGCAACATGCATGTACAGGTATTGCGCACTACCAGGGTGACCTGTTTATCTGCCCTGGTGAAGCACTGTTCAAGTACACACTGAGTGGCAAACAGGTCTGCAGACTTTATGAGGGTATATCAG TTGGATTATAA